One Vicugna pacos chromosome 12, VicPac4, whole genome shotgun sequence genomic window carries:
- the LOC102541294 gene encoding proliferation-associated protein 2G4 has product MSGEDEQQEQTIAEDLVVTKYKMGGDIANRVLRSLVEASCSGVSVLSLCEKGDAMIMEETGKIFKKEKEMKKGIAFPTSISVNNCVCHFSPLKSDQDYILKEGDLVKIDLGVHVDGFIANVAHTFVVDVALGTQVTGRKADVIKAAHLCAEAALRLVKPGNQNTQVTEAWNKVAHSFNCTPIEGMLSHQLKQHVIDGEKTIIQNPTDQQKKDHEKAEFEVHEVYAVDVLVSSGEGKAKDAGQRTTIYKRDPSKQYGLKMKTSRAFFSEVERRFDAMPFTLRAFEDEKKARMGVVECAKHELLQPFNVLYEKEGEFVAQFKFTVLLMPNGPMRITSGPFEPDLYKSELEVQDAELKALLQSSASRKTQKKKKKKASKTAENATSGETLEENEAGD; this is encoded by the exons atGTCGGGCGAGGACGAGCAGCAGGAGCAAACTATCGCCGAGGACCTCGTCGTGACCAAGTATAAGATGGGGGGCGACATCGCCAACC GGGTACTTCGGTCTTTGGTGGAAGCATCCTGCTCAGGTGTGTCAGTACTGAGCCTGTGTGAAAAAGGTGATGCCATGATAATGGAAGAGACGGGGAaaattttcaagaaagaaaaagaaatgaagaaag GTATTGCCTTTCCCACCAGCATTTCAGTAAATAACTGTGTATGTCACTTCTCCCCTTTGAAGAGCGACCAGGACTATATTCTCAAGGAAGGTGACTTGGTGAAAAT TGACCTTGGGGTCCACGTGGATGGCTTCATCGCTAATGTGGCTCACACTTTTGTGGTTGATGTAGCTCTG GGGACTCAAGTAACAGGGCGGAAAGCAGATGTCATTAAGGCAGCTCACCTTTGTGCTGAAGCTGCCCTACGCCTGGTTAAACCTGGAAACCAG aACACACAAGTGACAGAAGCGTGGAACAAAGTTGCCCACTCATTTAATTGCACACCAATAGAAG GTATGCTGTCACACCAATTGAAGCAGCATGTCATCGACGGAGAGAAAACTATTATCCAGAATCCCACAGACCAGCAGAA GAAGGACCATGAAAAAGCTGAATTTGAGGTCCATGAAGTATATGCTGTGGATGTTCTTGTCAGCTCTGGAGAGGGCAAG GCTAAGGACGCAGGACAGAGAACCACCATTTACAAACGAGACCCTTCTAAGCAGTATGGcctgaaaatgaaaacttcacGTGCCTTCTTCAGTGAGGTCGAAAGACGTTTTGATGCCATGCCCTTTACTTTAAG AGCATTTGAAGATGAGAAGAAGGCCCGCATGGGTGTGGTGGAGTGCGCCAAACATGAGCTGCTGCAGCCATTTAATGTTCTCTATGAGAAGGAGG GTGAATTTGTTGCCCAGTTTAAATTTACAGTTCTACTCATGCCCAATGGCCCCATGCGGATAACCAGTGGTCCCTTTGAGCCTGACCTTTATAAGTCCGAGTTGGAGGTCCAGGATGCAGAGCTCAAG GCCCTCCTCCAGAGTTCTGCAAGTCGGAaaacccagaaaaagaaaaaaaagaag GCCTCTAAGACTGCAGAGAATGCCACCAGTGGGGAAACTTTAGAAGAGAATGAAGCTGGGGACTGA
- the LOC140700009 gene encoding zinc finger CCCH domain-containing protein 10 has translation MPDRDSYANGTGSSGGGPGGGGSEEASGTGAGSGGASSDAICRDFLRNVCKRGKRCRYRHPDMSEVSNLGVSKNEFIFCHDFQNKECSRPNCRFIHGSKEDEDGYKKTGELPPRLRQKVAAGLGLSPADLPNGKEEVPICRDFLKGDCQRGAKCKFRHLQRDFEFDARGGGGAGGGGSTGPVPPGRRHDLYDIYDLPDRGFEDHEPGPKRRRGGCCPPDGPHFESYEYSLASSRGVECRLLEEENAMLRKRVEELKKQVSNLLATNEVLLEQNAQFRNQAKVMTLSSTAPATEQTLAPTVGTVATFNHGIAQTHTTLSSQALQPRPVSQQELVAPAGAPAAPPTNTAPPAAPPPPPPHLNPEITPLSAALAQTIAQGMAPPPVSMAPVAVSVAPVAPVAVSMAQPLAGITMSHTTTPMVTYPIASQSMRITAMPH, from the coding sequence ATGCCGGACCGGGACAGCTATGCCAACGGCACTGGGAGCAGCGGTGGAGGCCCTGGAGGCGGTGGCAGTGAGGAGGCCAGTGGGACAGGGGCAGGCAGTGGCGGGGCCAGCTCAGATGCCATCTGTAGAGACTTCCTGAGGAATGTGTGCAAGCGAGGCAAGCGCTGCCGTTATCGCCATCCAGACATGAGTGAGGTTTCCAACTTGGGGGTGAGCAAAAATGAGTTCATCTTCTGCCACGACTTCCAGAACAAGGAGTGTAGCCGCCCGAACTGTCGATTCATCCATGGCTCCAAGGAGGATGAGGATGGCTATAAAAAGACAGGAGAGCTTCCTCCTCGGCTGAGGCAGAAAGTGGCAGCCGGCCTGGGCCTTTCACCAGCTGACCTACCAAATGGCAAGGAGGAGGTCCCTATCTGCCGTGACTTTCTCAAGGGTGATTGCCAGAGAGGAGCCAAGTGCAAGTTCCGGCACCTGCAACGAGATTTTGAGTTTGATGCCCGGGGTGGAGGAGGCGCTGGTGGTGGGGGCTCAACAGGCCCAGTTCCCCCAGGACGACGTCACGATCTCTATGATATCTACGACCTCCCTGACAGGGGCTTTGAGGACCATGAGCCAGGCCCCAAGCGCCGACGAGGTGGATGCTGCCCCCCAGATGGCCCCCATTTTGAATCGTATGAATACAGCCTGGCTTCGTCCCGAGGGGTGGAGTGCAGACTGCTAGAAGAGGAGAATGCCATGCTCAGGAAGCGGGTAGAGGAGCTGAAGAAGCAGGTCAGCAACCTGCTGGCCACCAACGAGGTACTGCTGGAACAAAATGCCCAGTTCCGCAATCAGGCCAAGGTCATGACCCTCAGCTCCACTGCACCAGCGACTGAGCAGACTCTGGCCCCCACCGTGGGCACTGTCGCCACTTTTAACCATGGCATCGCCCAGACTCACACTACTCTCAGCAGCCAGGCTCTACAGCCTCGCCCCGTGTCCCAGCAAGAACTGGTGGCCCCTGCTGGAGCTCCAGCTGCTCCCCCAACTAATACTGCACCTCCTGCTgctccaccacccccacccccacacttgAACCCAGAGATCACGCCACTGtcagctgctctggctcaaaCCATTGCCCAGGGAATGGCACCCCCACCTGTCTCCATGGCTCCTGTGGCTGTATCTGTGGCTCCTGTGGCCCCTGTGGCCGTATCAATGGCCCAGCCCTTGGCAGGAATCACAATGAGCCACACCACCACTCCCATGGTGACTTACCCCATCGCTTCCCAGAGCATGCGTATCACAGCCATGCCACATTGA
- the LOC140700007 gene encoding extended synaptotagmin-1 — MERSLGDDSSPSPVDQPSTPSDPPDLSPTANTKPEQSSGNQPAGPGAAGEALAVLTSFGRRLLVLVPVYLAGAMGLSVGFVLLGLALYLGWRRVREEKERSLRVARQLLDDEERLTAKTLYMSHRELPAWVSFPDVEKAEWLNKIVAQVWPFLGQYMEKLLAETVAPAVRGSNPHLQTFTFTRVELGEKPLRILGVKVHPGQRKEQILMDLNVSYVGDVQIDVEVKKYFCKAGVKGMQLHGVLRVILEPLIGDLPIVGAVSMFFIRRPTLDINWTGMTNLLDIPGLSSLSDNMIMDSIAAFLVLPNRLLVPLVPDLQDVAQLRSPLPRGIIRIHLLAARGLSSKDKYVKGLIEGKSDPYALVRVGTQAFCSRVINEELNPQWGETYEVMVHEVPGQEIEVEVFDKDPDKDDFLGRMKLDVGKVLQAGVMDEWFPLQGGQGQVHLRLEWLSLLPDAEKLEQVLQWNRGVSSRPEPPSAAILVVYLDRAQDLPLKKGNKEPNPMVQLSVQDVTQESKSVYSTNSPVWEEAFRFFLQDPRSQELDVQVKDDSRALTLGALTLPLPRLLTAPELTLDQWFQLSSSGPNSRLYMKLVMRLLYLDSSEVRFPAVPGTPGAWDLDSEDPQTGSSVDAPPRPYQTTPDSNFGTENVLRIHVLEAQDLIAKDRFLGGLVKGKSDPYVKLKLAGRSFRSRVVREDLNPHWNEVFEVIVTSIPGQELEVEVFDKDLDKDDFLGRCKVSLTTVLNSGFLDEWLTLEDVPSGRLHLRLERLTPRPTAAELEEVLQVNSLIQTQKSAELAAALLSVYLERAEDLPLRKGTKPPSPYATLAVGDTSHKTKTVSQTSAPIWDESASFLIRKPNTESLELQVRGEGTGTLGSLSLPLSELLVADRLCLDHWFTLSNGQGQVLLRAQLGILVSQHSGVEAHSHSYSHSSSSLSEELELGKGLPHITSSAPELRQRLTHGDSPLEAPAGPLGQVRLTVWYYSEERKLVSIVHGCRALRQNGRDPPDPYVSLLLLPDKNRGTKRKTSQKKRTLNPEFNERFEWELSLDEALRRKLDVSVKSSSSFMSRERELLGKVQLDLAEIDLSQGAAQWYDLMDDKGSS; from the exons ATGGAGCGCTCTCTTGGAGACGACTCCAGCCCTAGCCCCGTGGACCAGCCCTCTACTCCCTCCGACCCCCCTGACCTGTCCCCCACTGCAAACACAAAGCCGGAGCAGAGTTCTGGGAACCAACCTGCCGGCCCAGGCGCGGCGGGTGAGGCCCTGGCGGTGCTGACTTCGTTTGGGCGGAGGTTGCTGGTGCTGGTGCCGGTGTACCTGGCCGGCGCAATGGGACTCAGCGTGGGTTTCGTGCTCCTCGGCCTCGCCCTCTACCTGGGCTGGCGCCGGGTCCGCGAGGAGAAAGAACGGAGCCTTCGAGTAGCGCGGCAGCTGCTGGACGATGAGGAGCGGCTCACGGCAAAAACTCTTTACATGAGCCATCGAGAGCTACCTGCCTGG gtCAGCTTCCCAGATGTGGAAAAGGCTGAGTGGCTAAACAAG ATTGTGGCCCAGGTCTGGCCCTTCCTGGGCCAGTATATGGAGAAACTTTTGGCTGAAACTGTGGCGCCGGCTGTTCGAGGATCTAACCCTCACCTGCAGACATTTACATTCACACGAGTGGAACTGGGTGAAAAA CCACTGCGCATCCTAGGAGTCAAGGTTCACCCTGGTCAGAGAAAAGAGCAGATCCTGATGGACTTGAACGTCAG CTATGTAGGTGATGTACAGATTGATGTGGAAGTGAAGAAATATTTCTGCAAAGCAGGAGTCAAGGGCATGCAG CTACATGGTGTCTTGCGGGTGATTCTTGAGCCACTTATTGGGGACCTTCCTATCGTGGGGGCTGTGTCGATGTTCTTTATCCGACGCCCG ACCTTAGATATCAACTGGACAGGGATGACCAACCTGCTGGATATCCCAGGACTCAG CTCCCTCTCTGACAACATGATCATGGATTCCATCGCTGCCTTCCTTGTGTTGCCCAATCGATTACTGGTGCCCCTTGTGCCTGACCTTCAGGATGTAGCCCAGTTGCGTTCCCCTCTTCCCAGG GGCATTATTCGGATTCACCTGCTGGCTGCACGAGGGCTGAGCTCTAAGGACAAATATGTAAAGGGCCTGATTGAGGGCAAGTCGGACCCGTATGCACTTGTGCGAGTGGGCACCCAGGCATTCTGCAGTCGTGTCATCAATGAGGAACTTAACCCCCAGTGGGGAGAGACTTACGAG GTGATGGTACATGAGGTCCCAGGACAGGAGATTGAGGTGGAGGTGTTTGACAAGGATCCAGACAAAGATGACTTTCTGGGCAG AATGAAGCTGGATGTGGGGAAGGTATTGCAGGCTGGAGTAATGGACGAA tgGTTCCCTCTACAAGGTGGGCAAGGCCAAGTTCACTTAAGGCTAGAATGGCTTTCACTCTTGCCAGATGCAGAAAAACTGGAGCAG GTTCTGCAGTGGAACCGCGGAGTCTCCTCCCGACCAGAGCCCCCATCAGCTGCCATCTTAGTTGTCTATCTGGATCGGGCCCAGGATCTTCCT CTGAAAAAGGGGAACAAGGAGCCCAACCCCATGGTACAGCTGTCAGTTCAGGATGTGACCCAGGAAAGCAAG TCTGTCTATAGCACCAACTCTCCGGTGTGGGAGGAAGCCTTCCGATTCTTCCTGCAAGACCCTCGAAGCCAGGAGCTCGATGTGCAG GTGAAGGATGACTCCAGGGCCCTGACTTTAGGGGCACTGACCCTGCCTCTGCCTCGTCTGCTGACTGCTCCTGAGCTCACTCTGGACCAGTGGTTCCAGCTCAGCAGCTCTGGCCCAAACTCCCGGCTCTACATGAAACTGGTGATGAGG CTCCTGTACTTGGATTCATCCGAAGTGCGCTTCCCTGCTGTGCCTGGTACTCCTGGGGCTTGGGACCTGGACAGTGAGGACCCCCAGACAGGCAGCAGTGTGGATGCCCCACCTCGACCCTATCAAACTACTCCTGACAGTAATTTTGGGACAGAG AATGTGCTTCGGATTCATGTATTAGAGGCCCAGGACCTGATTGCCAAAGACCGTTTCTTGGGAGGATTGGTGAAGGGCAAGTCAGACCCTTATGTCAAACTAAAGCTGGCAGGACGAAGCTTCCGGAGTCGTGTTGTTCGGGAAGATCTCAACCCCCACTGGAATGAGGTCTTTGAG GTGATCGTCACATCAATTCCAGGCCAAGAGCTAGAGGTTGAGGTTTTCGACAAGGACCTGGACAAGGATGACTTTCTGGGCAG GTGTAAAGTGAGTCTTACCACAGTCCTAAACAGTGGCTTCCTTGATGAA TGGCTGACCTTGGAGGATGTCCCATCTGGCCGCCTACATTTGCGTCTGGAGCGTCTGACCCCTCGTCCCACTGCTGCTGAGTTAGAGGAG GTGCTGCAGGTGAACAGTTTGATCCAGACTCAGAAGAGTGCAGAACTGGCAGCAGCCCtgctgtctgtctacctggagcGGGCTGAGGACCTGCCG CTCCGGAAAGGTACCAAGCCTCCCAGCCCTTATGCTACTCTTGCTGTAGGAGATACTTCCCATAAAACTAAG ACTGTTTCCCAAACGTCAGCCCCTATCTGGGATGAGAGTGCCTCCTTTCTCATCAGGAAACCAAACACTGAGAGCCTGGAGTTGCAG GTTCGGGGCGAGGGGACTGGCACACTGGGTTCGTTATCCCTGCCCCTCTCCGAGCTCCTCGTGGCTGACCGGCTCTGCCTGGACCACTGGTTTACACTCAGCAATGGTCAAGGGCAAGTGCTACTGAGAGCACAGCTGGGG ATCCTGGTGTCCCAGCACTCGGGGGTGGAAGCTCACAGCCACAGCTACAGCCACAGCTCCTCCTCTCTGAGTGAAGAACTAGAGCTCGGGAAGGGACTCCCACACATTACCTCCTCAGCCCCAGAGCTCCGGCAACGCCTAACGCACGGTGACAG TCCCCTTGAGGCTCCAGCCGGGCCTCTGGGCCAGGTGAGACTGACGGTTTGGTACTACAGTGAAGAACGAAAGCTGGTCAGCATCGTTCATGGGTGCCG GGCCCTTCGACAAAATGGACGGGACCCTCCTGACCCCTATGTGTCACTGTTGCTACTGCCAGACAAGAACCGGGGCACCAAGAGGAAGACCTCACAGAAGAAGAGGACCCTAAATCCTGAATTCAATGAGCG GTTTGAGTGGGAGCTGTCCCTGGATGAGGCTCTCCGGCGAAAGCTGGATGTCTCTGTGAAGTCTAGTTCCTCCTTCATGTCACGAGAACGTGAGCTGCTGGGGAAG GTGCAGTTGGACCTTGCTGAGATAGACCTCTCCCAGGGTGCAGCCCAGTG GTATGACCTCATGGATGACAAGGGCAGCTCCTAG